caaagacagttctaagaCTTgcgatagaaaataccatccacatcgaaagaaagaattttggaatctgaatgcagatcacaggatactattttcaccttttaaaatttgttatttactttttccttcttgtggtttttccctttttgtttgattcttctttcacaatgcgATTAAAGTGGAAATACATGTATCACAATTGTACACGtacagcctatatcagattacttactgtcctagggaggggagaagaaaagtataaaagtgaatgttgaaaattatttttacatataactgaaaaaaattagaaaagaagaaaaatgctttCATTGTATTCATTCATACTCTCAACCTAATTCCCTCTCTTTTGTTTAGGCTGACTCTATCAAAAATGGCGTCCAGCTCCTTTCCCGAGCTTATACAATTGATCCAAGCAATCCTATGGTACTGAATCACTTGGCAAATCACTTTTTCTTCAAAaaggtttgaaaaatattttatctttaactcTTGATTTTGCTTCAAAGTATATGTTTTGTCTTCTTTTACACTAATGGAAAGTTTATCTGAGGCCAATAGGCATAGTTTGGGTTCGAAGTTTTTTATATTGATCCCTCAATTGATATGCAAGATATCTGTGTATTTGATGTGCTCTCTCAGTGGAACTGGAAGAGTGATGGAATGCAGAGTCAACCAAAAAGGTGACTTCAAGACCTGGCCCAGATACTTTATAGCTGTGTATCCCTTGGattctctgaccctcagttctttatctgcaAATTGGGAGGTTGTAATACATATGCTTTCTACTTTTGGAGGGGGTATTGTGAAAAGAAAACCTTGCAGACTTTAAAACTGTATTTAGATGGACTCTTAGAAGAAGTGTGGTATACAATTCTGACTGGTAGCTTTAAATAGATAAAGCCAGGAAATAAAGatacatttcttttcctaaaacatTCCACTAAAGAATTCTTTAGTATATGATGTTCTTTTCCTGGTCTAGATGATGAGGAAAGCTTGATCAAAACAAGATGCTTTGGTAccaatgaaaatattattttagtcaCCTAATTCTTGTATTACATTTGAAAAATGTTGTATAACATCATCCTTTATGATTGAGGTAGTTTGACGTTTGATTCTTCCTGTGCTCTTCATTTTTCAGGATTATAGTAAAGTCCAGCACTTGGCTCTCCATGCTTTCCATAACACAGAGGTGGAAGCTATGCAGGCAGAAAGCTGTTACCAGTTGGCTCGCTCCTTCCACGTTCAGGAAGACTATGACCAAGCTTTCCAGTATTACTATCAAGCCACCCAATTTGCCTCATCCTCTTTTGTCCTACCCTTTTTTGGTTTGGGCCAGATGTATATTTACCGAGGTGACAAAGAGAACGCATCTCAGTGCTTTGAGAAAGTTTTGAAAGCCTATCCCAACAATTATGAAACAATGAAAATTCTTGGCTCTCTCTATGCTGCCTCAGAAGATCAAGACAAACGAGACATTGCCAAGGTACATCTAAAAATCTTAGTTATTCTGAAATGCTCTGCCAGTGACAACAGTCAGTTCAAAAGCTAATGGTAGTACTTAGTATTTCAGAGAAATGGTTATTTTATCCATATGCCACACTCTCTACCATAAAGATCACATAATCAATCTCTCTGTCTTAGCAAATAGTGTTCATGACTTGCTATAAATAAAATAGTTCATCCCCtggggaatgggatgaacttctAGGGAAGCATTTCATGCCTTTCAAGTAGAGTGGACCTGATATTACAGATCCCTGGAACTATTCTAATTTGGCTTGGGATCCCCAAGGCTTGTGCTCCCCTGGCCTTAGAAGCTTCAGGGAgaatcaccatcatcatcatcatcatcatactctGTCTTGTGGTTTTCCAAGGGCTTTATAGATTGGATAACtccaggttttttgtttgtttgtttgtttttgtttttgtaaggcagttaggttaaatggcttgctaaggccacacagctaggtaattattaagtgtctaaggccagatttcaactcaggtactcctgactccagggctggtgctctatccactgcaccacctagctgccccagataacTCCAGTTTTGACATTAGTTCAGGTTCAAAGAAGTTGAGTGACATTCCCAGAGCCAAACAGTGAAGTCATAACAAAACGAGTATCCAGCCCACTTCCTGATTGCAAGCCTATAGTCTTAGTCCTCCTTTCTGCTTCCTAaacattaataatttatttttatcaccTTGATAAGCAACCCTTAGGAGGCTTTAATGCTGCATTTGTGGTGACTTGTCTTGGTGATTTGTGGTAGCACACTGATCCTGACCTCTCTTCTGTCTCAGGGTCACTTGAAGAAAGTCACAGAGCAGTATCCAGATGATGTTGAGGCTTGGATCGAACTGGCCCAAATTCTAGAGCAGACTGATATACAGGTATGTGGTTGGGCACTGTCCGTTCTGTTGTAAATTTCAAGGAATTGGTCATTATCATGACTTAGGCCTGCCTTTTTCTTTGTGGGCTTACAGGGTGCCCTGTCAGCATATGGAACAGCAACACGTATCCTGCAGGAAAAGGTACAGGCTGATGTCCCGCCAGAGATTCTGAATAACGTGGGTGCTCTCCATTTTAGGCTTGGAAACTTAGGGGAGGCAAAGGTGAGAAAACAGGATGTCTGTATCCTTCTGGAgtagatagtttttttttaaagtcagccCTGACCTAaagttgtttttctatttttaacagaaatattttttggCATCTTTGGATCGTGCCAAAGCAGAAGCTGAGCATGACGAACATTACTATAATGCCATCTCGGTTACGACATCATACAATCTGGCAAGGCTTTATGAGGCAATGTGTGAATTTCATGAAGCAGAAAAactgtataaaaatatattacgAGAACATCCTAATTATGTTGACTGTaagtcagttttttaaaaaaccctgtaAGTCATTCAGTTATTCACTTAAGATACATTTATTTAACAAAGAGAAATATTAGATGCCATCTTAGAACTTAGCTGTAGAATTTCCAGAAGACAGTCTTTGGCCTTACTCTTAACTCTTTGCTGGGCAGTTTTGAGCATGGCCTTAAGAAATGAATACAATTGGAAGAGAAGGTGGAGATATTCCAGATAAAGGGAAATGGCCAGAAGGAGAGGTATGAGTGAAGAGGAATGGGGAAGGGGACGGGAGGCAGTCAGGAAATATGGCCTGTGGGTTGTAGAGGAGGCGGAACTTTATTGAACTGGACAGTTTGTATGAGTGAATATTGGGAGAAATTCAGATGGTGGGCAAGATTTGGGCCTTGAAGAGAAGACTGAAGAGTAGAACTTAAACTTAAATTTGATTTTGTAGTTCTGATCTTTTAGCATATATTTCTTTCAGGTTATTTGCGCTTAGGAGCAATGGCTAGAGATAAAGGAAATTTTTATGAGGCTTCAGATTGGTTTAAAGAAGCTCTTCAGATCAATCAGGTTGGTAATAAATCCTTTTAGAGATATGAAAATTTTCAGTTAATCATCTAATGAGTGTATTTCCTTTTAAAGACTGATCTATTGatctatttctcttatttttttttttaattttctttaaagcaatgggattaagttggtcatcctaacttcagggccaatgctctatccactgtaccaactagctgccccctattatGACTTTTAGACAGTGGTAAAGAAATGGTGGGCTCTATTGTTGTATATTGGTTGTATGGACTTTTGGGGAACATGGACTCACAAAAGGTTAACAGTTGGAGGGGACCTAAAAGGTCATGTAGACTCATCTCCTATTTATGCTTTAATTTCCCTCTACTGTATAATCCATTAATCGATATCCAATACTATGTATATATAGCTATTCCATCTATTTTTGTCCTCaaccttctctctcctccttccataAAAGTAAATTGCATTCATCTTTTCACATGACTTGGGAGAAAATTCATCCCATTTTGTAGAGTGAATTCATTTACATTCCCAGTCCATTGAGctttctattatattataattGGAGAGTTAGCATGAGACAGTGAATCATAATGGTCTTGGAAGTCCTGAATCTTGTCCTAGCTCTTCCGCTACCTACCTTATAATTACGAGGAAGCACCTTTCcctctggggctcagttttctctgctgtaaaatgaaggaggtgGGGATAAACCAAAAGATAATTAATTGCCTTTACAGTTCTTAAATTTCTGGGTCCtagaatgtttaaaattgtttaacATATGTTTCAGGATCATCCAGATGCTTGGTCTCTGATTGGCAACCTTCATTTGGCCAAGCAAGAATGGGGTCCAGGtcagaaaaaatttgaaagaatattaAAGCAACCATCCACTCAAAATGACACATATTCTATGCTGGCCCTTGGGAATGTTTGGCTACAAACTTTGCATCAACCCACCAGAGATCGAGAGAAGGTAAAATCTTTATTTACTGAAGGTAGAATTTAACTGTCTTTGACTGAACTACCTAGTATCTCTAAcagtattatttcttttctttaggaaaaacGACATCAGGATCGTGCATTAGCCATCTACAAACAAGTCCTCCGAAATGATCCTAAGAACCTCTATGCTGCCAATGGCATAGGTAGTGTAAGGCTTGTATATTTGCACTAGTTTGAAATTTATGATTCGGAGAGAAGTGATGGTGAATCTTAGTTCAACATTGAGGTTATTACCCTGAATTTCTCTATAAATACAATTATTCTGAAATatgatttgctatttttatttgtcGTAATTTCCTACTAGACACTGtcaactcaaattttaaaaatgtatttgtatttttccactaTTCCTAGGTGCTGTACTGGCCCACAAAGGATATTTCCGTGAGGCTCGTGATGTATTTGCTCAAGTAAGAGAGGCAACTGCAGATATCAGTGATGTGTGGCTTAACTTAGCACACATCTATGTGGAGCAGAAGCAATATATCAGTGCTGTTCAGATGGTAAAGTATATTAAAAGACCAGTTTTATTGATATACTTGGAATACTTACTTTCTTAACCACTTCTGCCCTCTAGtggtattaaatattttatcattctttctAATTGTATCCATTCAAAGATGTCAGAATCTGTTATGAGCAAACTAATGGGAGCATCCAGAAATATAGTTCAGTAttgttatatttaaatttttagtatGCATTAACTTGAGACAAGATAATACAATTCCTGAACTTTAATAAGGTGGGAAATACTCCTAATCTGATAGAGAAATATACACACCTTAAAACTGTAAAATTTCTGAAGTAAAAGGGCTAGAGATTAATACCTTCAATGAACGAAAACTCATGGGCCAGcttgttttatttgactattactttttaaaatgttttaaagtaatttattatcttttttttccacatcACCTTTgtttcaaaagaataaataatggTTCAGCAAAACTAACTAGCACATTGGAAAAAATCTTACATTCTGTACAGTCACAGTCCTCTCATGTGTGCTGAGTATGGGGAGGTAGtaccttttcatttctcttctttagcCAATTATAATTTGTTGCATCCTCTTCTGATTATTTTGTTATTCTCTTTTAACATTGTTGTAGTAACTGTTTttagtgtttttctgcttctgcttcctcCACTTTGAATCGGTTCATCTAAATCCTTCTATATTTCCCTACATATGATCATATTCATTGTTACTTACAGGGTACCACAATTGGTTGTGACCAGACTTTAGCACAAATTCAAACATAGAATGGTCACAATCCTTTGCACATAGTGTTTGCTAAATTGAAGTAAAGATCATAGTTTCCACTCAGCATTCTTAACCACTTTCGTGAGAAAGAATTAAGTCCAGAATACACATTCCTCTATTTTCATTCTTCCatcttttaaaagatgaatttatCATTAAAGCAAGTTctgaaattgatttatttttgtaagagaaAGAATGTGTCAGCAGATAACCAGGTATTTGAAGTCCTCCATCACTATTAGAGCATGGTCCTGTGTAAGACTTACGATCTCTTTAGtaaattcttcatcttttttctcttttagtaaGATACTCCCAATATAGTGTGTTTGAACTTTACCTCAGTgcttccttccttgttttttagattttcttataTGAGTATATCTTCCTAATGTAGAACATTTGTCTGTACATGAGGTAGAGCCAAGTCTTAGTGATCTTTATGGGGTCAAATTTGCCTCTTTCATTTaacatctctttctctcttcatatCTTGAACTTGGTATATTTATGTGTAAACATCTCTGACTAGGGGTTTTAAGTCACTGACCCTTTTCTTGTAGTTTGTTTCCTGTGAATTTTAGAATGTCTTTTTCTTCATGTCTTATTTTGTAGCTCTTCTTCACAGTCTGCAGCTTTGTGATAATTTGTAGTAGTTTTCTTCATTCCCCCTTCTTCTAATTAGTCCTTCTAATTAGTCCCCAGCCCAGCATCCTGTtgatcagcaagcatttattaaatacttagttTGTGCCAAGCACTGTTGGTGGTCCAGAAACCCATGTGCATTTTCAAAGCTCCTCTTTCACTGTCTGACCATTCCCTCTCTGTGCCTCTGtgtttataaaatgtataaaatggatCTAGTAATAATGTTTCTACTTATCACATGTAGCTattgttgaggatcaaatgagatgatgagtGTAAAGTGTTTCATGAACCAGTTAATACTATGTAAAGGTTAGCTACTGTCATTTTATGCAGTGAGATTTAACTTTATAGGGAGTAGAAAAGGCACTTACAGTACCTTCATTATAGAAATTGAGATTCAATCAACCAGACCATGAAAATAGCCTAATTGCAACAGTAAGATTTAATTTTGGCATTctactgttttaaaaaatcactggAAAGTTCTTGTATGAGAGACATTGTTGTCTTGGTTTATCTTGGTCATCTTAGTAGCCAGTGGTCTCCTTTCTTGCTACTTGGTCAAGTCCTAGCCACAATAGGGCTGAATCAGAACAGAGTTGAGAATAGAGGTTATATGGTTGGGGCTGGGAAGAAAATATGGGGGGGGccatattgttgttgctgttcacaATTATATTTTGTTGTCACCTAGTCCTCCAAATTCATATATTATTCTGCCTGCCATTGGTATAGATAATTCAAAGTTGATTGTGCCCCAACTTAGGAACAGCACAGCTTTCTCAAATACATTTTTGAATGGTCCAGCTTTATGTTACCAGAGTGTATTCTAAGGAAAGTTTAAACAAAAACACAACAGAGAATTTTCTGAAACTGTAGAACCTTTTGGTAAGCAGGGCTTTAATTGCATGGACTCATGCTTGTTAGACTAGTATGGTCTTAATCTCTATTGTATTTTAAGCACTTTGTCTTTTCTATATAGTATGAAAACTGCCTCCGAAAGTTCTACAAACACCAGAACACGGAGGTCGTGTTGTATTTGGCCCGGGCCCTCTTCAAGTGTGGCAAGTTGCAGGAATGCAAACAGACTTTGCTGAAGGTAGGAAGTTTGTTGAATGCAAACCAGATTTGGTGATTTTGGGTGGCATGAGTTTTCTCCTCCAGACTTTTTTGTTCATGTTTGTATGTCTCTACCAGAATAAAGATTATAGACTGAGATCCATCTCTCAGGTGGCTTAGCTCACGGAAACTATTTCCTTCTGCTTTGTATAAACACAGGCTAGACATGTGGCACCCAGTGATACAGTTCTCATGTTTAATGTGGCTCTGGTACTTCAGAGGCTAGCTACTTCTGTTCTTAAGGATGAAAAGAGTAATCTCAAGGAGGTGCTTAATGCGGTTAAAGAACTGGAACTTGCCCACAGGTAAAGAGCTTTAGAAATGTCATGTGGAATAATGTATAtccttattaaaaaattttttaaatgtacaaggTACTGACAAGAGACAgctataaagataaataaaatagattttctaCCCTCAGACTACTTAAAATCTAATTGTGGTAACTACAAATCTGGAGTTCACAAAGGTTGCTTAAATTAATTTCCTCactagaagaataaagaaaaaatattgttggAAATACATTATGTAAAGGACCTGATGTGTTCCCAGCAACGTTTGACCTGAATAAGCTGTTTTTACATAAACCCTTCTCTATCTTGCTGAAGCATTTATTGTTCTTTGTGTGATTACACACCAAGCCAATAAAGAAACCTTTTTTCTGTCAACATATCTTAtgtttatgttttgatttttaaaagaactccttgagggcagaaaacCTCTTTTAGAAAATACTTTTCTGTTCTCCATGAATGCCTAGAATACAGTAAGTACTCACTGAGACTTTTAAGGACACCCTGGCATAATCATaggttaatttttgttttaactgAGAGCAGTATTAAATATGAATTTCCTTATTTTGCTGAACTTTGctttgttaaaatatttccaattattgCTCATAACTTTATTGTTGATATTAAATATAAGCACATTTTATCTGCTCTTTAGAAAGTTATTGATCTCATTATACTTTTGATGTAATTGCAATTCTTTGTAGAAGTAAAGTcatgggagcggctaggtggtgcagtggataaagcacctgtcctggagtccaggagtaccttggttcaaatttggtctcagacacttaataattacctagctgtatggccttgggcaagccacttaaccccatttgccttgcaaaaacttaaaaaaagaagtaaagtcaTGGTGAGTGAGAATCATGAACAAAAGCCAATAGATGGGTCTTTTAAAGGCTTTTTAAATTGTAAAGgagatttaaaattctaaaatgtttgGTTTCTTTAGACattgcataatttttaaaataatataaagaatgtTCTTTCAACTTACTATTAAATATCCTTTTCCCCTCCTTATTCAAACTAGGTATTTTAGTTATTTGAGTAAAGTAGGAGACAAAATGAGATTTGACTTGGCCCTTGCTGCTACAGAAGCCAGGTAAGAGTCTTTATGTTTTAGAACATGGAAGCATTTGCACCAATGAACTTTGTCAGGTGTGACCATTATTTTATGTCATTAGTGATTGCCTGGAAAATgtaacaacaaaatcaaagcttaaTTCTTCTAGACTTGCCCAAAGCTTGTCTGATGAGCTGGTTTTAGTATTGTGGAAAGAGTCTTAGATGGATTGGGTCTTGGGATAACTGGGATCTGTAACATGCCACCTGTCTGGGTGACAAGGGGTGGGGTTCCCTATCTGGGCTTtcgtttcttcatctgtaaaagtagGCAATTGTACTGTTTCATATTTACTCCTGTATGTGTAGGTGTCCTTTTGCCacataaaatgtaaacttcttaagggCAGAAACAAGttgcttttgggtttttttagtagTCTCTCTATTATTGCCAGCACTTTACCTGGTTCAtaataggtacttgataaatatttgtggattgTTTGATTCTGAGGTCCTTTCAAATATGGCATTCTGTGGTTCTGTGTTGTTATAAACTTAGAAAAATCTTCACTGGTCTATGAACCCTCCCTAGCCAGATCATGGTTACCTAGTGTCCTCTTAGGGAATTTGCAAAACTGATTTTGGGCAAATGTTATTCATGGAAAGATGACCTTAAGCCAGCCATTGAGCAACAAAAAAGTTGGGGGTGGATGATATTGAAGGTTTCTTCTAGTGACTTGAGTGTTGTTTGCTGTATCCCCAGAATCAAATGCTCTTCCCAAGTTCAAGTTACGATGCATGAATCTGAGCTTGACATCATATTATCCTCTTTTCAGATTAAAAAGTATTTCTTAGTATTGCTTCGAATGTGAATCTGTATCTTTGATTAGATAAGTCATTATTTCTGTGAATTAAGGCTTGACGTAAATATCAAATTACGCTTCTTCAAGGGTTATTTGATAAGCCCCATCCCCAATGTTTCTCTAAATATTGTAGGCAGTGCTCAGATTTATTGAGCCAGGCTCAGTACCATGTGGCCCGAGCAAGAAAACAGGATGAGGAAGAACGGGAGCTGCGGGCCAAGCAGGAGCAGGAGAAAGAATTGTTACGGCAGAAGCTGCTGAAGGAACAGGTTCTGTAGACTGTGTTTATGAGGTGGGGGTCTTTGGGGGAGCCCTCTGGAGGTGGCATGCATACCCAGGACATTCTGACTGAGTCTCCTTGTTTATTATATTTCACAGGAAGAGAAGCGTCTTCGAGAGAAAGAGGAGCAGAAGAAACTCCTGGAGCAGCGCGCCCAATATGTAGAGAAGACCAAGAACATTCTCATGTTCACCGGAGAAGCCGAAGGGAccaaggagaaaaagagaggcgGAGGCGGCGGAGGCGGGGGCAGGGTGTGTACTGCTGATGGTGGAGGAGCAGTGATCCAGGGAGCCCAGCCCACAGCCAGACTAGAAAGATTTGATTATCTGAACCTGGCTTAAGCTCCTTTCCTGGGTACTTAGTAAATGGGATTTAATGCATAAATGGAATGGAAGGatagaataagcatttatcagaTGCCTGCTAGGTTCCAGACACAAagctatgatctcatttgatccttacatcaCCCTGAGAGGGAGGGGTGATTATTAATCttcttttacagttgagaaaattgagactaaCTTGcgaagtgacttggtcaggatcacacagatttgaactcaggtttaccTGATTCAGGCTTGGAGCTCTATGCATTGCTCCAAGTGGCTATCTCAATGGAGTTGTAGAGTAAAAATAGCTCTGATAGGGTagaccctttttttttaatcagtactCAAATGTGGTCCCCTTACCAAGGAGtaattggttttgttttcctttggattTCAGCGATCTAAGAAGGGAGGTGAATTTGATGAATTTGTCAATGATGACACTGATGAAGACATGCCTGTggccaagaagaagaagaaaaggaaaggcagTGGAAGCGAgcaagaaggggaagaagaggagggcgaaaggaagaagaaaaagcgGAGGAGGtaattgagtcttgaaggagcCCTTAAGCTATCTTTTTGAGCTTCCTGAAAGCAAGGTGTTTTTGTACCAAAAGTAAAAGAATAGTTTAAAGTTCTCCTAGTTTCTTATACGTAGTTTGTATCTTGATAGTTGGGCCTGTGGGGACCCCTTCCCCTGACACTGATCAGCCTTTCCATCCCTTCTCTAATTCAGGAGACCAAAGAGTAAAATAGTTTTACTTTGTCATTAAACTTTGTAAAGCAGGTACTAttatacattttacagatgaggaaactattgCTGAGAGAATATAAGTGCCCTTTCTAGGCTCACAGAGCTAATGAGTGGCTTAGGTCTTCTGGTTCAAGGCCAGCACTTCATGTATTCATGCCACCTGCTCTGAATTGTCTTGGGGCTCCAAATTCATCCTCTTGTATCCATTTTTCTGGTGGTCCCATTTCACATTTAGCTAGACTAATCTTcaaataatgaatgaattaatgtatGAAAAAGCATCAATTAAGCACTGACTCTGAGCcaagcactaggaatacaaatagaaaaatcaggACAGACCAACTGGGGCAGACATCATGTACAAAACAATCGAGCTACTGGCTAAGTGGAAGGAAGTGCTCAGGGTGAAGCAAAAGGGCAGATGACAAGGCCTGGCATCTTTGGGTTAAATTAAATGGCAGTACAGGGTCTGTAGAGTTGATGGGAAGACCTGTTGCTCTTCCATCTTCTAGGAGATTTCAAGGTGACTATTCTTGTCTTGGGGGAATCAAGCCCCCCACATGGGTTCTGAAGGGAGTCAGGGAGGAACTTCTCTCTCCATAGCCATGGAAGTCAAGGAAAAAACCAGTAATAGAGGTTGGGACAGAGCTACCAGAACACTGCCTTAACTTTAATTCTACATCTAGAGACATGGAATCTTCTCACAGGAGACTGTGAACATCCCTCATGTCTTCAGCCCCTCCTGTCACCAAGCCAGGAACACCAGTTTGTGTTCAGTTGGCATCTCAGCTTTTGGGAACCAGTGGGGGGTCTCCCTGCACCAGCCAGGGTTCAGAGAAGGATTTCTATAGAGCTCGTAGTGCTGGTAGTTGGAATATGGGAAATTCTGGTCACCATTTAATCTTCTCTAATGatcagttctttttattttttaatctttctctttAAAACAAAGGTTCTTTACTGGAGGCTGTGAACTTGTTCTACAAAATTTGAATAGCTGCATTTTaatagaattggtttcctttgtaatcctatgtatttaaaacatttttctgagaaagggatTCCTAGGCTTCCTAAGAGATCATTCCAAAAAAGGTTAAGGATTATAGCTTTGTTGGCAACAAAGAATAATGCTGTGATATTGAAAGGCCTCAAACTATCATAGAACTTAACATCTCCTTGTTTCATTTGCATCTTCACATTTTTTGTGCCTCAGCTTGCCATGTGGACcttttgtttatataatttaaatcatttggaaaatgagtacCATTCTCCCCTCTGCAGCATTGAGTAGACTATTTTGGGGTGCAGAAACACATGTCTGCCCCTGTGTGACACTCACCCCACATTAGATTTGTAGGAGAGGATTGATGTTCCTAAGTCATCAACATTTCTTCCTTGAGTACATGATTTGTGCCGTCCTTGTGTCATATACATAGAAGAAGGCTCTATGAGAACTAGAAAGCCTTAACTCTGTCCATTGTGCTCCTGTCAAAGTATAGCAGTATCTTTGGATAGGGTACTGTTCTGAAAGATAGGAATGATATTGAAGCATGTTCTTTGTCTCTGCTCATTAAGACCACCAAAGGGGGATGACGGCTCtgatgatgaagaaactgaaaatggCCCCAGGCCAAAAAAACGCCGGCCATCTCGAGCAGAGAAGAAGAAGGCGGTAAGTCCATTCAGTGGTGTGTGCTGCACTTTGGGGGAAGGAGTGGTATGTGGGACTCTCCCAGATAAGGAAAGTCTCTAAACCATGCAGAGCCACACCTTTGCAATTTCTTGGCTTAGTTGTCCAGGGAACTTGATCTGAGTTTTCTGGATTCTGAAACCAGCTCTTTCCACTCCACCATGAGGTGTCTCTTTTATTTAGGACctgctttaaataaaataaaacaggtgTCCTCAAGAACTTTACAGTTTTGTGGGAAATGAGATAAATCATGAGCCTGTGGAGAACATCAAGTGTGGTGACCTCAGGGAGGCAAGAGTTCATTGCTGGCTGGGAATCTCAGAGGATATGGTTTGGGATGGTGCTGTTTAGATGGAGAAAGTTTTCCATGAGAGAACTAAGAAGAAGAGCCTTGGGAGCTGACATAATTATAGAGCTTACAGGCTCTTTgctgaacactttataattatGACCTCAGTTTATCATCCTCACAACCCTAGGACTTAGATgttattattagccccattttacaatgaggaaattgaggggaacagaggttaaatgacttaacccaAGTTCACTCTGCTGGTAAGCATCAGAGCTTGATTTTGAACGtagatatttgaactcagatcttctgactcctggCCCTGTATTCTATCCAACATGCCCCTTAGCTGTTTAAAAAGTGAGAGCAAAAAAATGGTTTTGGGTAGAGTAAATTACAGAAAATCATTTGATGGATTTGTAGAAGATATGATGCAGATCATGG
The Macrotis lagotis isolate mMagLag1 chromosome 3, bilby.v1.9.chrom.fasta, whole genome shotgun sequence genome window above contains:
- the CTR9 gene encoding RNA polymerase-associated protein CTR9 homolog, which encodes MSRGSIEIPLRDTDEVIELDFDQLPEGDEVISILKQEHTQLHIWIALALEYYKQGKTEDFVKLLEAARIDGNLDYRDHEKDQMTCLDTLAAYYVQQARKEKNKDNKKELITQATLLYTMADKIIMYDQNHLLGRACFCLLEGDKMDQADAQFHFVLNQSPNNIPALLGKACISFNKKDYRGALAYYKKALRTNPGCPAEVRLGMGHCFVKLNKLEKARLAFSRALELNSKCVGALVGLAVLELNNKEADSIKNGVQLLSRAYTIDPSNPMVLNHLANHFFFKKDYSKVQHLALHAFHNTEVEAMQAESCYQLARSFHVQEDYDQAFQYYYQATQFASSSFVLPFFGLGQMYIYRGDKENASQCFEKVLKAYPNNYETMKILGSLYAASEDQDKRDIAKGHLKKVTEQYPDDVEAWIELAQILEQTDIQGALSAYGTATRILQEKVQADVPPEILNNVGALHFRLGNLGEAKKYFLASLDRAKAEAEHDEHYYNAISVTTSYNLARLYEAMCEFHEAEKLYKNILREHPNYVDCYLRLGAMARDKGNFYEASDWFKEALQINQDHPDAWSLIGNLHLAKQEWGPGQKKFERILKQPSTQNDTYSMLALGNVWLQTLHQPTRDREKEKRHQDRALAIYKQVLRNDPKNLYAANGIGAVLAHKGYFREARDVFAQVREATADISDVWLNLAHIYVEQKQYISAVQMYENCLRKFYKHQNTEVVLYLARALFKCGKLQECKQTLLKARHVAPSDTVLMFNVALVLQRLATSVLKDEKSNLKEVLNAVKELELAHRYFSYLSKVGDKMRFDLALAATEARQCSDLLSQAQYHVARARKQDEEERELRAKQEQEKELLRQKLLKEQEEKRLREKEEQKKLLEQRAQYVEKTKNILMFTGEAEGTKEKKRGGGGGGGGRRSKKGGEFDEFVNDDTDEDMPVAKKKKKRKGSGSEQEGEEEEGERKKKKRRRPPKGDDGSDDEETENGPRPKKRRPSRAEKKKAPKPERLPPSMKGKIKSKAIISSSDDSSDEDKLKIADEGHARNSNSDSDDGDLRKKRVMSESESDENPNQSGSEAGSPRRSSMQQSEDDSDSDRSAPKRRRSMSEQSDNESVQSGRSHSAASDNESRPASPSADSDRESERASENEASARGSGNDSEAEASNNEASERGSDDSD